GTTTAGTTTCTATTTACATGGCAAagatttgtaaacctgttaatacttcctaaataaatagttttttaaaaaagagctttaCCATCTAATTGTATTCAAtgcataaatttaaaaaaatatttttgccaaATAGCTGGGAAAACAAAGTCTCCAGTATTATTTAATCATGCCTGTTTCCCTTTCTATTGATTTCACTATGATTTACAAAAcaacaatatttaaaaacacactttACCTGTAAATCCTAAGGGTTCCACAGTTACTGAATCAGGGCCACTGGGAAGTACTGGCACTTTGATATTCACATCACTTGAAGAACAgtaagaaaaatataaatgtaataaAGCAATGCTGGATATTTCAAGTTCATTTTTAGCATTAGTTTCTCCTTACTTGTGTGTACACACCGCATGTGGGATACATTTTTTATTTCTAAGACGCAGCCTACTTTCTAAAGCTCCAATCAGTACGTATTAATCTCCTTGAGACAACTCTCTTAATCCCACTTAGCCAAAGATTTAACATTTTGGTAGTCCTAGGATATTAGATTTGACTTTATAAACCCATTTTTACTTGCACAAAGCCAGCAGGGTACATTACTTCTAGCAATCAGAAGTCTGTACAAGTCACTAGGGGAGCTACCTCACAGATTCCATGGAGTCCTTAAGCCATGATGGGATTTTCCTGGCTGAGACCCACACATTCTTGTATTGGGAAGGCAGAGCCATAGATGCTACACAGTAACCTCCAGTTCTACTATAGGAATAATTCATAATTGAAGACTATCATGCACCCATTTGCTGTCATTTCAGGCCATGGTGATTGAGAAGGAGTGAAGAGCACAGTGGGCAATCAATTTAGCAACAACATGCTGATTTTCTAAGAAAAAATTACTGTGACTGAAATCACCCTTGTATTCACACactactgaaatattttttgtacaaaatatgccttgtgaggtatatGAACACTAACAACACTGATCATCAATATTCTTATGTAATGTATGTACCAAATGCATATTAAGAGttatgaacataaactgaaattatgactgaaataaatggaccaacaaaacaaaacaaaacaaaaaaaaaacaaacccaaccacCATCACAGTGGCAGTAACACTCATCAGTGTCAGTAGACAAGCCTAGTACTAACTTCAGGGCACAGAGACTCCACTACCTCTCTCCTAGTTTCTTCAGTTTAAGACTGAAGCATGCAGGCTGAGCAGCATGAGGAAAACTTTCGCTGCTACTACTTAAGCAGTATCTGTTTCTGCAAATAAAGAGAAGATTTTGATCTCCAGAAATGTCAGTCCAGCACCTTTCATCAACATTACAACTAACTTGTTGCTTGATCTTGTCAACATAAAGACACAGATATAACTTAaggaccattaaaaaaaaaagtgtgtgcttATGCATATATTTAGGAACATACATACGTTTGGAAAAAGAGACTCTCAGAAGGTGTCAGAAGGCCCTTTTGATATCCTCCCTTGGCATGGTTGATTCTGCTGGCACAGGACAGTTTTCTTGGCTTGTAGCAGAACCATGGCTCACCAGTGAAGAGGTCTGTGAAGTTACAGACAGGAAGCTCTCCAGGCAAACACACATTGCATACAGTGGTTTCTGAAGTACTACCAGACCTGAATAAGCTTTTAAAGAAGACTCTGTCTGGCCTTTCTTCCCGTAAGCGCTGCAGGACTTGTATCCCTTCACTGGGGTGGACCAGAGACACAGAGACTCTGACATCCCCTGGCCAAAGTAGAGTGAAAAAGACTTTGTAAAACCCATTCTGATCATCTACAACCCTTCCCGTTGCTCCAGCTTTCAGTAGCGGAGAGTGAATTCTTGCCTGTATGTAGTCTCCACCATACTGTTTTGGTTTGCCTTGAAAATCCTTCATGTGGACAAGCACCTCTAACTGATCTCCCACCTTGAAACGCACATGGGAATTCAAAATCACAAAACTGCTGTGGGCAGGATCAGTGCTTCTTATAAATGGGATTTTACCTAAAGGGGGGTTTGGCCACTGTATAGCAGCAAATAAGGATTCCTCCTCAGCTTGTTCTCTTTTGGACAAAGTTTGATGTTCATAATCACAGTAGTGCCTTCGGGTAGTTTTAGTTGTTGGCAATGAAGACTGCTGGTCACTGGTCTCTATTATCCAATTTAACCCCGAGACCGTGTTGTGATCCAAGTGCTGCAAAGGAAGAGGACTATTAGAAAATAGGCTATTAACATTACAAGTGTTTTGTCAGGATATAAAACCATAAAAACTGTGCTTTGTTTTGGATCGTGTAGGTGGTGATTAAATATCTTAGTTTCACAGGAACACAGAAGATGATTATATTCACCTTAGGATTTCTGAGAAACTAGGTGCCTGATTTTTCATTTGCACAAAggctctgaaaattaggcccagaGATTTTATGGTTACATTTTGAACATCCATGCAGCAAAGTATCAGTAAGGTAATCATTATAAGGCTTCCTTCCTTTGCCTAAGAAATAAAGGTTAtctaatgttttattttaaaactaaggCACAACAGGCCAAATTTATCACCAACATGAAGCAAGGGAAGTTGGTTACATTACTCCAGAGACAAAACTGATCCTGCACATTGCATGCTTTTTAGACTGCCCACTGCCTTTGGCGATCATGCTGTATTTGTCTAGTCACCCCACATTACTTTTCATCATCCTTGTGTAAACATGCATCTCCTTGTTTAAAGTCAAGAATTAAAAGAAGTTACAGAAATTCAAAAAATGATTGAAAGACATGACTGAACACATGAACTGGTTAGTGGTTACACAAATAGAATAGTGAGTGACAAGCCCCAGAAAGCATTGATCAGGACAGACTATGATTTCACATGCTGCTAAAGCTCTAAATCAGTAAACACAACATTGTAGGGGAGAAAGTAGCAGAGATCAAGTGTTccatcagcgggtagtgatccatctattggggatcgatttatcgcgtctcacctagacgtgataaatcaattCCCGAACACGCTCCCCattgactccagaactccagtttgtgagaggcggaagcggagtcgatgggggagtggtAGTGGTGGACTTGCTGCCatcctcacggccaggtaagtcgacctaagatactcCGACTTCAGCTacgccagtgtagaccagggccaaggaAGTTGCTGGAATTTCAGCTATCAAAGTATTCCCAAAAATAAGTTTTAGGAAAAACATTAAGACACCAGAGAATTCATGGTGGCTTCTACTTGCCAAGTACACCCTCCAGCTTCAGACCTCAGTTCAAACATGCATCAAGTCAGGGGTTATGGAGATATTTTCCTGTATGTGACAGAACCTCGCTAATTGATACACAAAATAGGGAAACCCTTCTTACTTCTTGGTGAAGGCTTAACGTGAGATCTCTTTACCTTACTTACTAATGCCTCATCAACTTTACAAaatatctgaagaagtggattttttacccacaaaagtttatgcccaaataaatctgttagtctttaaagtgccaccagactcctcgttgtttttgtggatacagactaacacggctacccctctgatactttataAAGTTTCAAAAAAATAGATCTACAGTATCCAAAAAGAGATAAGATACAATAGAaaggtttttttattaaaacaaaaccaaatatttttgtttgcttgcccAATAATTCACAAGATTCAGAAATACAGTGGATTTCCCAGTAATTGATGAGAATTAGTGAAGTTCTAATGTAACTCAATCCTCTACATGACATGGTAGCACAGGACATTATTTTGTATCTTTATTCATCCATTCCCAATATGTCTCCCCACACTATCATTATTTAAATTTTCAACTATTCCAAGCAGGGATTGTGTCTTTATGCTCTTAGAGGTGCTTATGTGCTTCTGGGTACTAGATATTTTTAAGAATAAGAATGCATGGAATACACTTTAAGTCATtagcagagggttttttttagtcTCAATGTAGTGCTGGCGGTGTGCAGTCCTGGGAAGTCTTATACTTATCCACACAACAGGCATTATACAGGCACTGCAAGCTTCCTCACACTGCCCCACTAGCGTGCCACAGTACTATCTTGGAGGGTACACTTTTCAAAATCAGAAGATACCATGCCCTTTCAGTGTCTGGTCTCTGCCATGTTTACCAATAAATGTACAAAGCAGTGCAAAGCGCGTTAGTGTCAGATGGGACATCTTTTGTGATGTGGCCACTTTCCACTAACAGTTGGACTGAGATCAATTTTCACCCACACAACCAGAAAGCCATCGGATAGCAATGGCTTTTGGCTTCCACTGACCAAAGATGGATTCAAACTGGAAACACAGAGGTGAAATGTTCTATGTCCTATTGTCAGTGGTCTGGGagacagttttaaaaagttaatgaCTTTCTGGATTGCCCTCATGTTTAATTTCAGGTGCTAAACTCTCCAAAAACTGGCCAACAATGACAGCACTGTGAAGGCAACAAAGTTGCTTCACAGTTTCCATGAATAAATGACCCAAAGCTGCATCAAAAGGCCTGAGACATACGCTACTTGGAGGACGGATTAGTTGACCTCCTGTGGAGCCTCTGAGGAAGGGTTGGTGGGGAGGAATTACAGTGTGGGAATAACCCTCTCATGTACAAATGAAAACCTGTAGTTGACCATCCAGGTAAGCACCCAATACAGGGCGGAAtagaaaagtttgaaaaagatccttttaaaatttcagtatGCTTCCAAGCAGATGAAACTTCAACTCTGTTCTAATGCCCATAATCCTGTTTCAGTTATAATTCTTAGCACGTCTTAACATATCTGGATGTCTCATTGTTGCAAACCAGCATTCGTCACAATAACATTAAAAGCAACAAATCGCAATGGGGAGGAAAAAAGTGTCCAAATGTTAGAGACCAATTCTGAACAAGTGTGGAGAAGAGTAAACACCCTACTCCTTCCTTCAAGAGATTTTTATCCCCataaaaatatagaagatacTATATGGAACAAAGCATGCCCAACCCAATAGCTTAGTCATCTTATTTTTATAGTATCATATCCTTTGTACCTTGTGCCTACTCACTGCCGGCTTAGACAGGAACAGGTCATTTCTGACATCACAGCACATGGCTGATGCTATGTAAATAAGTTTTTCTAAATGTTGAAGACAATTCTAAAAAGCTAACACCCTATAGAAAAAACAAACTTTCTAGAGCTGGTTGGCTGTCTTGGATGTTTGGGAACCGTCGGCTTGACCTAAGAACACacgaatggccacactgggtcaaaccaatggtctatgtagcccagtatccggtcttttgacagtggccaatgccagatgcttcagaacagggcaatattgagtgatccatcccgttgtctagtcccagcttctggcagtcagaggtttagggacacctggagcatggggttgcatccctgactattcGGGCTAATAACCAATGatagacttatcctccatgaacgtatctaataTTTTTCTTAACCCAATTATACtattgaccttcacaacatcacaAAGACTTGCCTAATTTGTAATGACAGATAAGGCAACTTCCTGGACTAACCTTACTGAATTAGGTTTAAGTCTCTTAGGAGTTCATTGTTTGAAGGACTGATCCTGCACAACAGCTCTTATTGAAGTTGGGAGTGATCTccggtaagcttattagcatgaaGGTAGGTTCTTccattgttttaatatgttttctctgtagcgCTTTTACCTTAATATAAatttgcttgcttagaaagagctgtgtggtaacacAACTGTGAGCAATAACTGTCTCTGAGAAGAAGGCAGAGCAGGACTGCTGAGGCAGTCTCACTTGCTGGgtaattcacagtgtaggcaaggAATAGCGTAGCCTGGAAAAATCCAGGTCTCGAGGGGGAAGAGATAtttctctgcccaagagaggtgatggatGGGGTGTAGAAGCCTGGGAGCGGGTGCCTTTGCTGGAGCAGAAAGGGGGAATATGGACACAGCTGCCCTGAACAGTGATAAATGTTAAAATCTAGGAGCAGGAAAATAAGTAGCAGCACTGTTTAAGACTCTGCACTGCAATATTATAGACCCAGACAACAGAAACTTTGTACTTTATTCTCATCCTTTCAGTAATTGTTATGTTTAATCATGCTTTATGTTTCACTTGGCAcatccagggcagggatttgcaCATACCTAAAGCAGCTACCACATTATTAGGTGTTACATAAAGAAATACTTGCTTCACTACGTTAGTCCTATTGGATGATTATTTCCCTAtgcacaaacaaaaccaaaatgtctGCACAAGAAATTGTTGCCAAAGGATATGCGCACTTATTGAAAAGTAAAACACTTTTGGACAGAATCATATTAATAGCTTGGTGCAATATTTAACCCAAATGGTACAATGGCCCCAGCAGTATGGTAAAGATTCTGGCTTTGATTCTCCAGATCACTGGAAGTAGTTAGGCCAAATACACATTTATCTCCAAATGGGCAAGACAAAACTCTGTTTTAATATCTCTCTCCATGAAATAGAAAACCTGATTCCACACCAAACATTCTGCTTATAGGGCTGAGGAAGCTATTTTGGATTTTTCAAAGGGATTTCAGCTCTGAATCAATGGAATGACAGCAGAACTCCTTAAGCTTAGGTATGGCCTCATTGCACAGTGTCATTTTAGCATCCCTGGAGAGAAATCCCAACCAGAAACACTGTGACCTGATCTACACATGGGGCTTTCAGCCCTGCCTACACTCTTGCTTATCTGCTAAGGTGGCTGTGTGACTATTCAGGTGACATTTCTATTGTAACAAAGAAGAGCTGCAGCACACAAGCACCGTCTCTACAGCCAACTGAGCCTCCTGTATGCCAACAATACTACATAAGGTATTTGTTAAGTTTTGCAGACACATACTGGCATTAGTCAGCCTGAGGTAACAATCAGTGCACTATGCTTTAAAGCTGAGAAGTCTGAACACAGAAGAAAGGCATGTTATCCTTGTTCACCAAGGACCACCATAAGCCTCTAGTATGCAGTGTCCTGGATGCCTTACCTCACGGGTTTTAAGTCACTACTTTTAGACTTCAGGTTTGTTGGACACTTCTTTCAAAGAAATTCCAGTCTGACTCAGGAGAATATCAGTATCCCCAGGGAAAATTTTCCTCCTCTGCTGCAAAAGCTCTTCAAAGGCAGGTAACCTGAACTGACCACACTGAAGACTCAAATGcttattttttcctctcctcaCCACACCACAAAGTAGCAGCATTAGATGTCCCTAAAACAACCATTAGCTGAGTGGGGATAGCCATTCTCTTTCCCTGGCATTTGCACCAGCTATGAAAAAGGAATGTTAATGTAGTTATCTTGTTATGTTTTCAGCTCTGTCTCACTCCACATACCAATGAATCAGGTTTACCAAAAGGAATCAGTCGTCTCTCATCCCTGCAGAAGCAttctgcccccccactccctatTCTCCATAAAAATCTTTTTCAACAAG
The Eretmochelys imbricata isolate rEreImb1 chromosome 1, rEreImb1.hap1, whole genome shotgun sequence DNA segment above includes these coding regions:
- the NXPE3 gene encoding NXPE family member 3 isoform X2, with amino-acid sequence MLQKTPLLPAEFLCFPAENSSPLPLQHLDHNTVSGLNWIIETSDQQSSLPTTKTTRRHYCDYEHQTLSKREQAEEESLFAAIQWPNPPLGKIPFIRSTDPAHSSFVILNSHVRFKVGDQLEVLVHMKDFQGKPKQYGGDYIQARIHSPLLKAGATGRVVDDQNGFYKVFFTLLWPGDVRVSVSLVHPSEGIQVLQRLREERPDRVFFKSLFRSGSTSETTVCNVCLPGELPVCNFTDLFTGEPWFCYKPRKLSCASRINHAKGGYQKGLLTPSESLFFQTDVNIKVPVLPSGPDSVTVEPLGFTESANLDRSQGPDIFPLGYYYQDEWRPRTRWIRHFNKTADISKCLQGKVVHLFGDSTIRQWFEYLTTFVPDLVEFNLGSPKNVGPFLSVDVKHNVLLKFRCHGPPIRFTTVFSSELRYIANELNGIVGGRNTVIAITVWSHFSTFPVEVYIRRLRNIRRSIIQLLDRSPKTLVVIRTANVQELGPEVSLFNSDWYSFQLDTVMRKMFSGIAVFFVDAWEMSLAHYLPHNLHPQDIIVKNQIDAFLSFVCPSET